The region GGCGACGACGGAGTCCCAGTCCTCGCCCGCCTCGACGGTCAGCTGCACCAGGCCGTCGCCCAGCGGGTCGAGCCGGCGGCCCCGGGTGCCGACCCGCACGACGGTGCCGGCGAAGCCGGTGTCGGCGATCACCAGGTTGGAGCCGCCGCCGAGCAGCAGCACGGGGTCGCCGGCCGCGTCGAGCGCGCGCACGGCGTCGACCAGCTCGGCGGAGGTGGTGGCGCGGACGTACCGCGCGGCCGGGCCACCGAGCCGGAGCGTGGTGCGCTCGGCCAGCGGCACGCGGGAGCGCACCTGGGCACTGGACAGCGGGGTGGTCACGACTGTCAACGGTAGCCTCCGCGACATGGCACGCCGCATCGAGCACCTGACGACGTTCCCCCGGCCCGCGTCCGAGGTGTACGCAGCCCTGGTGGACGAGGGCCACCTGCGCGACCGGCTGGTCGCCCTGGGCGGGACCGACCCCGCGCTGGTCGCCTTCACCACCACCGACGCGACGACGTCGTACCAGCTCAAGCAGGGTGTGCCGGCGGACAAGCTGCCGTCGGTGGCGCGCGGGCTGCTGGGCGGCGACCTGGTGATCGAGCGGGCCGAGGTGTGGACCGAGGCGGGCCGCGCGGGGACGGTCGAGGTGACGCTCGACGGCGTCCCGGGGCGGCTGGACGGCACCTTCACGCTGGCCGACACCGCCGGCGGCGGGAGCGAACTCACCCTCGCGGGTCAGGTCAAGGTGGGCATCCCGCTGATGGGCGGCAAGCTGGAGAAGATGATCGCCGAGCAGGTGGCCGTGCTGCTGGACAAGGAAGCGGAGTTCACCACCGAATGGCTCGCGCGCCGCGCCTAGCGGCGGGCCGGGCCCGCGCGCTCGGCCTGCCGACCAGGGGCACGACCAACCCGAACCGCCTGCGCCGGGTCGACCGGTGGCTGGCGCACGCCTACCGCGACCTGCTGGCGGAGGCCGCCGACCCGCTGGTGGTCGACCTCGGCTACGGCTCGTCGCCGGTCACCACCGTCGAGCTGGCGGACCGGCTGCGCCCGCTCAACCCGGCGCTGCGCGTGCTGGGCCTGGAGCTGGACGCGGACCGGGTCGCGGCGGGCGAGGCCGCGGCCGACCCGCCCCGGCTGGAGTTCCGGCGCGGCGGGTTCGAGCTGGCCGGCCGCCGGCCGCTGCTGCTGCGCGCGTTCAACGTGCTGCGCCAGTACACCGAGGAGCAGGCGACCGGGGCGTGGGCCACCATGACCGGCCGGCTCGCGCCCGGCGGCGTGCTGGTCGAGGGGACGTGCGACGAGATCGGCCGGCGCTGCTCCTGGGTGGCGCTCGACGCCGCGGGACCGCGCACGTTCACCCTGTCCTGCCTGCCCGGCGACCTGGAGGCGCCCGGTGACCTGGCCGAACGCCTGCCCAAGGCGTTGATCCACCGCAACGTGCCCGGCGAGCGGGTGCACGCCCTGCTGGCCGAGCTGGACGGGTGCTGGGCGACCGCCGCGGCGTTCGCGCCGTTCGGGCCGCGCGCCCGCTGGGTGGAGGCGGTGCGGCTGCTGGCCGCGCGGTGGCCGGTGCTGGACGACCGGAAGCGGTGGCGGCTGGGCGAAGTGACCGTGCCGTGGGAGTCCGTGCGGCCGTAGCGCGCCGGTTCGCCACCGGGGAGCGCCGCCTCCCGGCGCACGATGTGCCGGTGGCCACACAGCGGGAACGCCGACGGGGGCTGGGGGCAGGTACCGGTGTGCGAAGCGACGTAGCGCCCATGGCGCCGACGAGGCCACCGGTCCGGGTGGCACTGGACGAGGGGTCGCTGTTGACGCTCTACGAGTCGACAGCGGCGCGGCTGCACCGGTACGTGGCCCGGCGGGTGGGGGCGGACACCGCGCAGGACGTGGTGTCCGAGGCGTTCCTGGCGCTCTGGGAGCAGCGGGCGGGCCAGGTGGTCGAGCAGGACACGCTGCGCGCCTGGCTGTACGGGGTGGCGACGAACCTGCTGCGCCGGCACGTGCGCTCCGAGGACCGCAAGCTGCGGGCGTGGAGCCGGGAGCACGCCGCGCGCACCGACGTGGCCGACGTCGGCGACCGGGCGGGCGACGCGGCCGACGCGGAAGCGCTGGCCGGACCGCTCACCCGGTGGCTGGCCGACCTGCGCCGCGAGGAGCGCGACGTGCTGCTGCTCACCGCGTGGGCCGACCTGGCCCCCGGCGAGATCGCGGTCGCGCTGGACGTTCCGGTCGCCACCGTCCGCACCCGCCTGCACCGGGCCCGCGCCCGGCTGCGCACCCGCCTGGCCGACCACCTCACCGACTCCGACCCGGGGGACGACGATGCGTGAGAACTCTCTTGACCTGCTGCTCGACCGCGCGCTGGACCGCGCCGTCGCCGACGAGCCCGGCCTGACCGGGGAGCAGCTCGACCAGGGCCGGCTCCGGCTGGCCGCCGACCTCCGGCGCACGTCGGACCAGGCCCCGACGGGTAAGGCCCCGGCGGGCCGCACGACGTCGTGGAAGCCGCGCCGGGTGCTCGCCGCGGCGGCGGCGCTGGCCGTGCTGACCGCGACCGGGCTGGTGTGGCAGGGGGTCGTGGACACCTCCGCGACCGCCGCCGCGGCCTCGCTCAACCGCGCGGCCGACCTCGCCGCCTCGGTGGTCGACCAGCCGGTCGGACCGGGTCAGTACCGCTACGTGCGCAGCCGCTACGTCGGCGTGACGGTGGCCCTCGGCGACGACACGGCCACCACGGCCGGGCTGGTCAACGAGCTGTGGATCCCGTCGGACCCGAAGCAGGAGTGGCTGGAGCGGCAGGCCGACGACGGCCCGGCCACCTGGTTCCCGGGCAAGGAGGGCCAGGGCACGCCGCCGGGCAACCCGGCGTCGCGCAACGGCGAGTTCCGCGCGCCCTGCGGCGACTTCTCCTACATGGCCGAGGGCACGCCCGACCGCTGCACCCGGATCGACTGGAGCAACCCGTCGCCCGAGTTCCTGGCGGGCCTGCCGACCGACCCGAAGGCGCTCCACGAACGCCTGGTCCGGGACGGCCGGGACTTCGTGCCGGCCGAGTGGGGCACCGACGCCGGCGTGCTGCGGGCGGTGCAGGCGGCGCTGGCCAGCGGTCGCGTGCCGGCCGCCGTGCGCGCCCAGCTCTACCGGGCCCTGGCGCACGTGCCCGGCCTCCAGGTCACCGACGACCGGGCCAACCTCGACGGCAAGGTCGGCACCGCGCTCGGCGTGCGGGTCGGCGACGAGTTCGTCGAGGTCGTCATCGACCCGGCCAACGGCGAGTTCATCGGGCGGCGCGACGTGACCGCGGTCGACGCGGAGCTGCCCGAGGGCACCGTCCGCCAGTCCAGCTCCACCACGATCGGGGTCGCCGACGCGCTGGGTGTCGCCCCCCGCTGACCCGGCCGGTCCTCCCGGCCCACCAACGGGTGCGGTCCACGCGTTCGGGGCGCGTGGACCGCACCCGGCCGCGTGCCTAGGCTCGACCGGGTGGAACACCAGGACCTCCTCGACCAGGCCCACGTCCAGTACCGCGCCCTGCGCGCGGCGGCGATCACCGCCGGACCCGGGACGCCCGTGCCCACCTGCCCCGGCTGGGACGTGGCCAAGCTGGTCCACCACCTCGCCGGGGTGAACTCGTGGGCGCTGGCCGCGCTGAACACCGCGCCGGACGGCGACCGGCCGGGCGCCGAGCCCCGTCCCGAGGGCTGGGAGGAGCTGCTGGCCTGGTGGGACGACCGGTTCACGGCGATGAACCGGGTGCTCGCCGACGCGGGCCCGGACGCGCCCGCGTGGACGTTCGCCGGCCCCCGGTCCACCGCCTTCTGGATCCGCCGGCAGGCGCACGAGATGGCCATCCACCGGCTGGACGTCGAGCACGCGCTGCACGGCCCGGAAGTGCCGTCGCTGCTGTTCGACCCGGAGTTCGCGGCCGACGGCGTGGACGAGTTCCTCACCGTCCTGCTGCCGCGCGCCGCGCAGCGCGACCCGGTCGACCGGGTCGGCCGGCTGCTGTGGCACGCCGCCGACGCGGGCCGCACCTGGGAGGTGGCCCTCGTGCCCGGCGAGCCGCCGGCGGCCGGACCCGCCGTCGGTGCGGCGACCGACCAGGACACGACCGCGGCGGGCACCGCGGACGCGCTGTACCGGTTGGCGTGGGACCGGCCGAGCGGCGCGATCGTGTCCGGGGACAGGTCGCTGGTGGACGCGCTGCCGCGACCGTAGATACTTCGGACCGTGCCCCAGCCTGAACGACGCTACGTGATCACCTTCGGGTGCCCGGACCGGACCGGCATCGTGGCCGGCATCTCCTCGTTCCTGGCCGAGCACGGCGGCTGGATCGTCGAGGCGGCCTACCACACCGACCCGGCGACCAACTGGTTCTTCACCCGCCAGGAGGTGCGGGCCGACTCGCTGCCGTTCGGCGTGGACGAGCTGCGCGAGCGGTTCGGGCGGGTGGCCCGGGACCTGGGCGCGCACACGAACTGGCGGGTCACCGACACCGGCGAGCGGCGGCGGGTGGTGCTGCTGGTGTCCAAGGAGGGGCACTGCCTCTACGACCTGCTCGGGCGGGTCGCGTCGCGCGAGCTGGACGTGGACGTGTCGGCGGTGATCGGCAACCACACCGACCTGGCGGGCATCACCCGCGCGCACGGCATCCCGTTCCACCACGTGCCGTTCCCGGTGAACGACCCGGAGGGCAGGCAGGCGGCGTGGGCGCAGCTCCGCCAGCTCGTGGACGTGCACCAGCCGCACGCGGTCGTGCTGGCCCGGTTCATGCAGATCCTGCCGACCGAGCTGTGCGCGGCGTGGACCGGGCGGACGCTGAACATCCACCACAGCTTCCTGCCGTCGTTCATCGGGGCGCGGCCGTACCACCAGGCGCACGGCCGGGGCGTGAAGCTGGTCGGCGCGACCTGCCACTACGTGACCGCCGAGCTGGACCAGGGCCCGATCGTCGAGCAGGACGTGATTCGGGTGGACCACACCGACTCGATCCCGGACATGGTGCGCAAGGGCCGGGACATCGAGAAGGTCGTGCTGGCGCGCGGCCTGCGCTGGCACCTGGAAGACCGGGTCCTGGTGCACGGCAACCAGACCGTCATCTTCTAGCCCGTCCCGCGACCGCCCAGGGGACGGTTGCCGGGCGAAACAAGACGCGCGAGAACTCTGGTGAACCGCTTGCGCGAGCGGCACGTGTGGTGGGTGCCGGCCGGTCGGGAAGACCGGCGAAACCACTTACACCACCTGGAGAAATCCCATGCTGCGCAAGCATGTCGTGCCCCTTGCCGCCCTGATGGCCGTCGGTGCCGTCGCGTTGTCCGCCTGCGGGACCGCGGGCTCGGCCCAGCCCGCGCCGCAGCCCGAGCGACAGCAGGAGCAGGCCGACACCGGGTCCGGCGGGACGGGCGGGCTGTCCCTGCTCACCGGCACCGCCCGGTCCAACAAGGCCGACGAGAAGTCCGGCGACCTGGCGCCCGCGAACGCCGCCCAGGACGTGAGGTCCAAGTGGGTGCAGTTGCGCGCCACCACGGCCGGCGACCTCGACCCCGTCGTGGTCAACGGCGCGGGAATGACGCTCTACCGCTTCGACCCGGACACCGCGAACCCGTCCAGGGCCACCTGCGACGGTGACTGCGCCAAGACCTGGCCACCGGTCACCATCGCCAAGGGCGGCAAGGTGTTCGTGGCCGGCGTGAAGAAGTCCGACGTGGGCGTGGTGAAGCGGGACGACGGTCGGTTGCAGGTCACCGTCAAGGGCTGGCCGGTCTACCTGTTCAGCAAGGACACCAAGCCCGGCGACACGCTCGGCCAGGGCGTCGGCGGCACGTGGTTCGGCGTCACCCCGGACGGGCAGAGGGCCGGCACCCCGCAGCCCACCCGACCCCAGCCCACCCGACCCCAGCCGACCCAGCCGACCGCGAAGCCCGCGACCTCGGTGACCCTGTTCACCGGCAAGAACTTCGACGACACCAGCGGCGACAACTTCGCCCGGGGCCTGGCCGGCAAGGGCTGCCAGAACACCGACGGCGACTTCCTGTCGCTGACCGTCGACGGCTCGCTCAAGGTCTGGTCCGAGCCGGACTGCAAGGGCACCGCGAAGGTCGTCACCGACGACGTGGCCGACCTGACCGCGCTCGGCTTCCCCACCGGCCCCAAGTCCGTGTTCTTCGGCTGATCCACCGGCCGGTGCGAGCGTCTGCGGTGAAGTACCGGTGACCACGCGGCGAACTGCGTCCGCGAGCAGGTACCGGAGTCACGCGAAAGGCGGTCCCGGCAGGCCCGTCCGGACGTAGGCTGCGCCGGTGCGTACCGAGATCAGGGACCTGGACCAGGTCCACGCGGCCGACGACCTGCGTGGCGCGGTGCTCATCGGGCTGGACCTCACCGGGGTGGACCTGCGGGTGCCGCTGGACGGCGCGCTGTTCCTGGGGTGCCTGCTGTCGCCCTCGGGCCAGCGCCGCGCCGACGCGGCGGGCGCGCTGGTGTTCCCGAACATCCCCGACGTGCCCTACCGGGTCTACCGGTCCGCGCTCTACACCCCGGCCGAGCTGTTCGCCGGGTTCGACCCGGGCCGGCCCGCGACCTACGCCGACACCCCCGACGCCCGGATCTACCGGCACAGCAAGCGGCAGGGCCACCACCCCGACCCGCTGCACGCGCTGGCCGAGCGGCTGCACGACCACGCGATCACCGAGGCGTTGGACGAGGCGCTGACCGGAACGCCGGTCGCCGTCATGGGCGGGCACGCGCTGGGCCGCGACACCGACGGCTACCGGCGCGCGGTGGCGCTGGGCGCGGCGCTCGGCGCGGCCGGGTTCACCGTGCTGACCGGCGGCGGGCCG is a window of Saccharothrix espanaensis DSM 44229 DNA encoding:
- a CDS encoding RNA polymerase sigma factor — encoded protein: MALDEGSLLTLYESTAARLHRYVARRVGADTAQDVVSEAFLALWEQRAGQVVEQDTLRAWLYGVATNLLRRHVRSEDRKLRAWSREHAARTDVADVGDRAGDAADAEALAGPLTRWLADLRREERDVLLLTAWADLAPGEIAVALDVPVATVRTRLHRARARLRTRLADHLTDSDPGDDDA
- a CDS encoding class I SAM-dependent methyltransferase, producing the protein MARAPRLAAGRARALGLPTRGTTNPNRLRRVDRWLAHAYRDLLAEAADPLVVDLGYGSSPVTTVELADRLRPLNPALRVLGLELDADRVAAGEAAADPPRLEFRRGGFELAGRRPLLLRAFNVLRQYTEEQATGAWATMTGRLAPGGVLVEGTCDEIGRRCSWVALDAAGPRTFTLSCLPGDLEAPGDLAERLPKALIHRNVPGERVHALLAELDGCWATAAAFAPFGPRARWVEAVRLLAARWPVLDDRKRWRLGEVTVPWESVRP
- a CDS encoding CU044_5270 family protein, whose translation is MRENSLDLLLDRALDRAVADEPGLTGEQLDQGRLRLAADLRRTSDQAPTGKAPAGRTTSWKPRRVLAAAAALAVLTATGLVWQGVVDTSATAAAASLNRAADLAASVVDQPVGPGQYRYVRSRYVGVTVALGDDTATTAGLVNELWIPSDPKQEWLERQADDGPATWFPGKEGQGTPPGNPASRNGEFRAPCGDFSYMAEGTPDRCTRIDWSNPSPEFLAGLPTDPKALHERLVRDGRDFVPAEWGTDAGVLRAVQAALASGRVPAAVRAQLYRALAHVPGLQVTDDRANLDGKVGTALGVRVGDEFVEVVIDPANGEFIGRRDVTAVDAELPEGTVRQSSSTTIGVADALGVAPR
- a CDS encoding maleylpyruvate isomerase N-terminal domain-containing protein, coding for MEHQDLLDQAHVQYRALRAAAITAGPGTPVPTCPGWDVAKLVHHLAGVNSWALAALNTAPDGDRPGAEPRPEGWEELLAWWDDRFTAMNRVLADAGPDAPAWTFAGPRSTAFWIRRQAHEMAIHRLDVEHALHGPEVPSLLFDPEFAADGVDEFLTVLLPRAAQRDPVDRVGRLLWHAADAGRTWEVALVPGEPPAAGPAVGAATDQDTTAAGTADALYRLAWDRPSGAIVSGDRSLVDALPRP
- the purU gene encoding formyltetrahydrofolate deformylase — translated: MPQPERRYVITFGCPDRTGIVAGISSFLAEHGGWIVEAAYHTDPATNWFFTRQEVRADSLPFGVDELRERFGRVARDLGAHTNWRVTDTGERRRVVLLVSKEGHCLYDLLGRVASRELDVDVSAVIGNHTDLAGITRAHGIPFHHVPFPVNDPEGRQAAWAQLRQLVDVHQPHAVVLARFMQILPTELCAAWTGRTLNIHHSFLPSFIGARPYHQAHGRGVKLVGATCHYVTAELDQGPIVEQDVIRVDHTDSIPDMVRKGRDIEKVVLARGLRWHLEDRVLVHGNQTVIF
- a CDS encoding COG4315 family predicted lipoprotein, encoding MLRKHVVPLAALMAVGAVALSACGTAGSAQPAPQPERQQEQADTGSGGTGGLSLLTGTARSNKADEKSGDLAPANAAQDVRSKWVQLRATTAGDLDPVVVNGAGMTLYRFDPDTANPSRATCDGDCAKTWPPVTIAKGGKVFVAGVKKSDVGVVKRDDGRLQVTVKGWPVYLFSKDTKPGDTLGQGVGGTWFGVTPDGQRAGTPQPTRPQPTRPQPTQPTAKPATSVTLFTGKNFDDTSGDNFARGLAGKGCQNTDGDFLSLTVDGSLKVWSEPDCKGTAKVVTDDVADLTALGFPTGPKSVFFG
- a CDS encoding DUF2505 domain-containing protein, with the protein product MARRIEHLTTFPRPASEVYAALVDEGHLRDRLVALGGTDPALVAFTTTDATTSYQLKQGVPADKLPSVARGLLGGDLVIERAEVWTEAGRAGTVEVTLDGVPGRLDGTFTLADTAGGGSELTLAGQVKVGIPLMGGKLEKMIAEQVAVLLDKEAEFTTEWLARRA